A stretch of the Tachyglossus aculeatus isolate mTacAcu1 chromosome 6, mTacAcu1.pri, whole genome shotgun sequence genome encodes the following:
- the TIMM8A gene encoding mitochondrial import inner membrane translocase subunit Tim8 A, which translates to GGPGAGLGAVDPQLQHFIEVETQKQRFQQLVHQMTELCWEKCMDKPGPKLDSRAETCFVNCVERFIDTSQFILNRLEQTQKSKPGFSESLSD; encoded by the exons ggcgggccgggggccgggctgggCGCCGTGGACCCGCAGCTGCAGCACTTCATCGAGGTGGAGACGCAGAAGCAGCGGTTCCAGCAGCTGGTGCACCAGATGACCGAGCTCTGCTGG GAGAAGTGCATGGACAAACCGGGGCCGAAGCTGGACAGTCGGGCCGAAACCTGCTTCGTGAACTGCGTCGAGCGCTTCATCGACACCAGCCAGTTCATCCTGAACCGACTGGAGCAGACTCAGAAATCCAAGCCGGGCTTCTCGGAGAGCCTGTCCGACTGA